The Bombus vancouverensis nearcticus chromosome 5, iyBomVanc1_principal, whole genome shotgun sequence genome segment GCTTCAGCGGGTGTTATAGTCCATTTAAATAATGGATCATATAAAAGAACTTGAAGCaatgttataattatttgtCTTTGATCACGTAATACGGTTAATGTTTTCTCACAGCAATGTCTCATTGTTCCCTCTACGCCAGATACACCCATACCGTCCTCAATATTTTGTGTAAGTCGAAATGGAATGGTTTCAGGAACTGGTAATACCTTTCCTTGTTCAAATGCTATGCCTAttatattcaataacaaaaaAATTGAAGTATTCATAAATTACattattaaccctttgcacttgAGAGGCGAATTTCAATCACCACGGCATTCCGTGTTGCAACTCCAGTGGCGAGCGAGAGGCGATAGTCCCTGTTTATGCTAGATTTCGATATCTCCAATTGATGAGAGTGCAATATTGGTTCGTAAATTGGTTCCTTAGCTCTTTGTGTTCTTTGTTAGGAAGTGTAAAGTGTTAGACTTTAAAAtggagataaaatatttaatcccaTATCCCTTCGAAACTATGGTTCAACTATGGTATTGAAACAACGTCTCCAACATTGGTTCGGATTCGACGATCGTGGCAAAAGTATTATAGTTTAGAAACCCTAAAAAAGTGGTTTTCGGAAGTGAAATTAGCTCAAATGAAGATGAACTTGATTttgaattgttgaaaaatgagaTTAATTATATCATCTTGGTGAATGCTTTATAAGTTATCATACAACaaaatacagaaattaatattacaaaatcatattttcaaagatgtaaatatagataaattattagaatataatgtttTTGCAAGTTAATTTGTATATGAAATCATTTTACACTAGCTGTAAGACACGCGTCACGTATACGCTAAATCATCCGGAGTAGCTGCTACGCCCAGCCGAAAAAGTCctcgagtgcaaagggttaataatAGCACTAATAATACAATGTTGCTAATATTACTACTAGTTTAAAAAATTACGTGATCATATTTACCAAAATCAATATGAATTACTTCAGCAGTTATTTGATCAATTAAGATATTACTTAAATGTCTATCTCCTAATCCTAAAATATATCCTGCCATTGATGTTGTTGCTATACTGTGAAAATATAGTAAGTATaatttaatgaatataataaattcaagagtaattactatatataaatattattacctGCGTGTATACGCTAATCTGCGTTCAAACCACGTTTCAGGTGATGGATAtctttcaataaaaaaataatgcaTCACTGGATGCATATGTGCACAACAATCCATAAATACTTTCAACTTTACATTAGTTGATGATTTTCCCACTGtctagaaataaaatttacattataTTTCCATACTATAATATTCTATATACTGTAAGGTATCGCATAGCCATTATAAAATTCATACTGCAAATAATAATCAAAATAAGAACAATACATATCGGTTGtaaaattaaatcttatttgAATATAATCTTACTGCTAGTTTGTCTCTACAATAATTTGCTTTATAATCCTTTGGATAGTATTTCTCGTGAAGTCCTTGAATGGTACCTGAACCTACCAATATAGTTACGATAGGTATTGTTTTATCACACCATTCAAGTATTCCTGATCTTTGTGTTAATGGCACAACCTAGAAAAGTAATAGAAGAAACATAAGTATaggacatataagattataattacattaacatataaaatagatatttaATATATCTAAAATAATTTGTATCACTAATTAATCATATATCAATATTAAAGATAAAGGAGATGCTGCAAGAGTAATTAATTCAAGTACAGAAGTAGGAAAGGAGcagaagaaaatgataaaaagaaaaaaagggaagcTCTTATTTTGGAATGTGGCAGGAGTGGAGAGAAAAAATAAGGATTTTTAGGGATATAtcgaaaaatttgtttttatagGGTCAGCAGAGACATAAGAGGACAAAAGCTGATAAAGAATACAGGACATATTATCTAAGGGATttgaaaggaaaggaagaatttatttattttataaaggaagaaaaatggaaGTCGGAGGTGTAGAAGGGTGAGTTAGATAGTTTAATGTAAGCTAAGTCCATCTCATGGCCGGTGATACTGAAAAacgttaaataaataagaaaaataataataattaatttaatgatgacaaattcttgaaatataaataatttgttaatattacCTTGTAAGTTCTAATTGTTAATTTTCTACGTTTAGTATCTTTATGAGATTTTAACAATATATTCATTACATTAAACACTTGTTGCATTACAGCATCTTGTCGTAAATCATCTCTTCCCtaaaagtatatttaaataattaaaagtatatagtattctttctctctctctctgtctttcgaTAGTatcaaaaataaatgtttttttatCCAGTATTGAACATATTATGTAATGCACTCAATAATATACCTTTATTAATTCATGTCTATATATGCCATCTGTACCAATACAAGTTAATTTTTTTGGAGTATTTATACCTCCAACAGTTTCATATGATTCTGTATATCTAGCAATGCCAATCACATTGTTGTAATTTCTGGATGGTCGTACATCAATTGTTAACGTTAGCACAAatatgttttcaaaatttttaatcCTTAAAATTTTTTGATTTCTTGGTATTTTAATTTCATAACCCGCTAGAAATGGAAATTCTATGATGAAGTATTCTACAATTAGAACTAAGTTTAAGATGTGCTATTACACATAATGTCTGTTTATATGtttgatatatgtataattatattttcattaaaaatacttCTACTTACATCTTCTATCTACTTACATTTATTTGAGGTAGTTGAAAGATTAGCCAACATAACTAAAGCATGTGATAACTTTTCCATTTcttgtataattaaatttatatctgattcttttatttcttgTAACAATTTTTGTGTTCCAAGAACTCTTGGTTCTAGTGTTCTACTTTTTCTAGCTGTATTATAATCATAATCaccatataaattttttaatgctAACAAAACTGGTAATGTATGATGTGGATGTTCTAAAGCACAACGTTGCataatgttatatattttttcagaaaACTCATTAAATTCATCATTCATATGCGCAGCTAATTGTGGCACAAGTGGAATAAATTTAAAAGATGGTAATCTGTTAAGATTTTCTTGCAATAAATCATTGACTTCCTTTTGATGTATATTGTCTAACCAAAGCGCaattattctaaatattaacaaattataattttcgCTGTGCTGTAGTGTTATTAAATAATACCTGTATAAAGCAATATAATAATGTTTATTTATAGATATTAAGTAAGATAATATCAATTTTAACATAATtaacatatattaaaatatattaatagtaaatgaaatataaatatactttaCTGATATGTAAAAAACAGAAATTATAGAGCTCTTTTATGAACTTTGCAGAAATATGGAACTTACTTTAATGCTAAAAtcaaataattatctttttctttttgtatatGTTCCAGTTCTGCAACATCATTcgtattttgtctttggtttaAAATCATTACACTTCTAATATCTTTATCTTCACTAATTGAATGTTTATTAATTCCTTTATAGGAATATGTAATACATTCTTTTAGATTTTCAAACTGAGGAGATTTCATATATGAACTAATTTGCTGATACTGATTATCAGCAAAACGAGCTAAAGCAACTTGTGTATCATGTAAATCTTTAATTGTATCAGTATTTTGTGTACTAATTGATGTGTTTATATCTATAGattttaagtaatatttttctatcacagtctgaaagataataaataacaatatacattatttttttattatgtatgtatatgtatataatatattgtagTGAGAGATGTATATAAGATATTGtagtgaaataaaatattgtattaaagCTTAGtacatgtataataaataataatagaatagaTAAAGCTGATAATAAGATACTAAGTAATCTTAAAAATTTCATAccttaatttacttttatttcatgATACATACCTGGGGATTTTCTGATTTTGTTTCAGCCATCCAATCTCCATAAACTCTTAATATTTGTGCTCGTAATTTTGCATCTAAAGTTTCCTTTTGCATTAAGTTACGTAAAAGAAATCGTCCAACATCTAAATCTTTCCTAACTAGTGCTAATAAAGATTCTTGATAAAGTAATTGATCTTGAATTTTTGATGGTATACCCTTTTGTTTTATTAAgatatcttcataaaaaaattaaaatatgaataaaatacatatattttataattgaatacttaatataatgttataataATCTTAATTATATATACCTAATGAACGTGTAGCAATATGCAAGTTATCTTTATCTGCTGCTATTTTTGATATTTGCAAATATGTATTAAAAAGCGCACTTTtaatatttacgttattaattaaagtaTCATTTATTTGAAACATAACAGTTCTTTGAGTTAAAATCGGTTCAATATattgaaattcataaaaatttgcaatATCCTGCTGTTGCCATTTATGTAAGATTTTTTCATATTCGCCTTGTTTAGCAAAGCTTAACTCttcaatttcattaattaattGCAATTGCATTAACTTTTCATATATAGTTTTACTACTTTCTACAAATAATCAATTGTTAAATAGATAATACTTTTTCAAAGTCAGAAAGTTTAATAATTCTTACCTAGATTAATGTTCTTAAGTGCTTTGATAATATTTATACGAGCATTTTGAATTGCATTCTGTATAGCTGTCTCATTACCttcatgaaaatattttaatgctTCATAATGATAAAAGTGATAATCATGTTCAgttatttctaattttaaatTACAGCTATTTTGTGGATATAAAGCTTGATTTGTCTCACAAATATCCCAATTGCTAAGTCGCCAAGCACATTCATACTGAATGTCTTTATCTATTTTTACACCATTATTTGACATAgtagatataaaattactaaGTAAATAATGAAGACCAGACTGATATAATCCATTTGCCATTTCtgaaatgtataataaattacatataatttgaagttattataatgaaaatataattttctttttaataaattacgatttattgaaactttatgatcattataaataaattttgtatactttaaaataacaaatttctaattaatataaacatataacaatttcaaaatattttgttttatatgtaCATAGTTTTAATGTCACATCAACTGCAAGGTGTTAAAATCTTGTTAATAAATGCTGtgctaaaattaatttaaaattataataagctctcaaataaatatgtaattttgtAATACTCACCCTTAATTACTGACATATTCCCAGAAGAAAGTTCAACATCTTGTGCAGGCATTACTTTATCCCATTTATTGGTATGTATATAATGTTGAATACGAGTAGAATGATCATGCAAATGTGAAGAACCAGTGCCATTAATTGCATCAAAATCACCTATCTTAGCGTAAGAATCTCTAAGTATATTTTGTATCACTTTCCCTTGTTCAGCTGATTTTTCATAGACATAATCAATTTTTGAGATATTAGTAAAGTTATTATAATCATTTAAAATAGTTTCACAAGACATTTCTGCATATAATATTGCAGTAAAAAATGCTGAACAATATTTGGCAGCTTTTgcaatacatatataattaaattctaaATCATTGTTTGGAACTTGCATTCTAATATAGTTCACAATATTCAACATACAACGTACAATACAATGATCacaatttgtaaatttatgtGAAGGAATGCTTGTTTTTATTGTAAAATCAAAATGATATTCAAAAAATGTATTAATACACAAAGATATGGTACTCATAAACCGTTTATCTATATGAATTatcaaaaaaataattcttgGTAAAATTATTTCACAAAAATCAGTACTTAACATACAAATGGGGattaaattttcagaataaaatcCTGTAAAACACTCTAAAACATTACATGTTAATACTATAATCCAATTAGCATATGAGCCATCGGATTGAGTTGTCCAAAAGGTATTATCCGACTTTATAATATCATTAGTTTTTGTGTAGTTTATAGCAATGTTGCTCATTTTTGAGTTTTTGTTCTTTATAAATGGCTGAATATAATTTAAAGGTAATACTGCCTGTGATTCATCCAAAACAGTTTTTAGATTGTTCATGTATTCAGCATCTAACAACTTTTGCCCCCAAGAAGATGAAAGTACAACATCCAGTATATTAGCACTAATTTTTCGAAACTCAATAtcactttgaaataaaaattgtaccattgttattattattttatatgataaTATCTCTATTAAATCAGAAGATTCTTTAACATGACTTTTCTCAAAATATATCATTGATGTCAAATCAGTTGGTCCTAATTCGCCTAAACATTTTACAGCTTCAATTGAAACATTTATATCAGATGATGCTGTTAATTTTATGAGTTTGTATATCAATTGATGCAATATGCTTGAGGTACAATCTTCAAAAAAACCATGAAATGTTTCAAGTTTATCATATAGTTCTCgtaattcttcttttcttgtagaTAATTGTATTCGTAAATGAACAATATCTTCTATGctataatgtatatttttatcagTCACTGTACGCAAAAAATGTTTTACTTCTTGTTCCAAACTATAAATTTCCTTTGCTTTATATTTCAAATCATTATGTATCTTTcgtatttctaaaaatataggAACATTtggaaatgaatttaatttctctATTGCATCAGATAATATTTCCTTTTGATCAATTATTAGGAACTGAAGTATTTTTAGAGCTATAGGTATCTTCCCTGCTTGTGCTATAGGAATTAAAGTTATGACAGTGAAATTCaaaatttctttgatttcttcaACTCTTACACACAAAACatgttttataaatttgtaaaaatatttacatccTAGTTTACAAAGGgtattatcaaataatttaattatgtgAAGTAAACTGTAACCAATATCTTTTATGATATACATAGACAATgtattgaaatattcttctttcAATTCTTTAATAATCAATGAACAAAAGAATATGTACTGATGAAAAGCTTTTATCTTATGttcctcaaatttctttttatagatattattaattaaatgtgataatattttttgtaatacTCTTGGGCAATTATAAACTAAATAGTATTGTACAGACATTTTTGGTATAATAAAGTTTTCTTCTATGTACTTTAAACAAATAAGCATTGTTTTGTTTTTAAAATGAGGAGGATCTGATATTGCAAACGATATTCTTTC includes the following:
- the tefu gene encoding serine/threonine-protein kinase tefu isoform X3 is translated as MSRYLERVQEILRNADSKKVASKKMCVQELLELYENEDAILEICKNTKERTQSIVDWSYIIHSVHRIVLNEADRLANKDSSNKAAITERNYTCTLVKNTFRHANCHKVPLLKCEDIMPLILQILGTHIYEYYHDTYINVLNSYILPFRIYQVNMTHEQWKELLKMCLNLYKYMSSPTSKRIVLDTLQMIIEYGCLHTNLFLNVKEILLFLESIFLDVEKNGEILAESSYKVTYTICQQIAVEYRITLCHFSENILPNIIRLDSCIEKYKLLLFFVKIHHPKGVCKTCDGAYAYDWGKWYNSLKSMYLMILKDFKADILSQSFLWFAIEVFKQVMENPDLITEKTSFNNYDYIQPAKRRRIAVKINGPVDMIIDNNPEEAWPMIQVLTTLFKQYPECLKSGDFPTFLKVLVDLFTLSLKKEKIINNLFELAAVLLMNEKLCSIMDIENSNIYWDQIWDILLRSLNINQNEISTHKLTQLFIIHNKITNPNALLKLYLTNVIKWSIMSLRTLIVICEHLPLPTNMKVFNINVYSPAMNTNSVRSCLIKWILNIPWHEMATQIRIDELCLLLIGITLKSKHQKQIKFNEYDINDICDCSKIEQNTKLFYEDIEHYYLLLKYKKNVFTEEKVENAEQKPEVNRYVLFMEDIVTYLINSLHVIIEDGNNALHIIIIKIAVVAKVLSMMRELNMVSKNIEDLSLIQALKNYIDIAYSSLEKITNPSRSKYNYLFNVTKALNTLYGTSYDTDIAKIIVTSATLNMLKNIFSLMNIEDNEISDYKTNRDYYDGYESRLNSHKYFGREVIQTKPCNFCDKGTIRIQTTKALALFCCMNLKQKKCEIQIKLMDNLLKIDMYDLSHTVDFMMAITVLKSLSKYDKEELWKNHNELPLKNLLQLYHECYKDETITRYILNVLPYFFNYALVYNYKLDNLMNIIVRFNKLRSEKRYGVLAHKEFIKCLSEIIYISPSHFCYTTCHTLNQMPIFEGILSSLISNSFLAQVQIIKCIQKIYSLKNINFEWKETLFTKIEKSINELAINNKTDDEIKTDEKEITTASISLMLAAIISTNGTFQCRALLTMLRFSIDKRVETQIISKSISIMANQINYSNIVEENLSYLMTYWFNSKYSSQLFPWNLTQCKSEEQFYKIYSNTIAFIKFQNLELSSVISFCNYINLSFKQLIENIFPQILSWLLYCINENNGNRSKTLVGKIFYKLKSNQDEFAEMRKFSNLFKEKFEEILIFLIERLHDEDYLEEILGERISFAISDPPHFKNKTMLICLKYIEENFIIPKMSVQYYLVYNCPRVLQKILSHLINNIYKKKFEEHKIKAFHQYIFFCSLIIKELKEEYFNTLSMYIIKDIGYSLLHIIKLFDNTLCKLGCKYFYKFIKHVLCVRVEEIKEILNFTVITLIPIAQAGKIPIALKILQFLIIDQKEILSDAIEKLNSFPNVPIFLEIRKIHNDLKYKAKEIYSLEQEVKHFLRTVTDKNIHYSIEDIVHLRIQLSTRKEELRELYDKLETFHGFFEDCTSSILHQLIYKLIKLTASSDINVSIEAVKCLGELGPTDLTSMIYFEKSHVKESSDLIEILSYKIIITMVQFLFQSDIEFRKISANILDVVLSSSWGQKLLDAEYMNNLKTVLDESQAVLPLNYIQPFIKNKNSKMSNIAINYTKTNDIIKSDNTFWTTQSDGSYANWIIVLTCNVLECFTGFYSENLIPICMLSTDFCEIILPRIIFLIIHIDKRFMSTISLCINTFFEYHFDFTIKTSIPSHKFTNCDHCIVRCMLNIVNYIRMQVPNNDLEFNYICIAKAAKYCSAFFTAILYAEMSCETILNDYNNFTNISKIDYVYEKSAEQGKVIQNILRDSYAKIGDFDAINGTGSSHLHDHSTRIQHYIHTNKWDKVMPAQDVELSSGNMSVIKEMANGLYQSGLHYLLSNFISTMSNNGVKIDKDIQYECAWRLSNWDICETNQALYPQNSCNLKLEITEHDYHFYHYEALKYFHEGNETAIQNAIQNARINIIKALKNINLESSKTIYEKLMQLQLINEIEELSFAKQGEYEKILHKWQQQDIANFYEFQYIEPILTQRTVMFQINDTLINNVNIKSALFNTYLQISKIAADKDNLHIATRSLDILIKQKGIPSKIQDQLLYQESLLALVRKDLDVGRFLLRNLMQKETLDAKLRAQILRVYGDWMAETKSENPQTVIEKYYLKSIDINTSISTQNTDTIKDLHDTQVALARFADNQYQQISSYMKSPQFENLKECITYSYKGINKHSISEDKDIRSVMILNQRQNTNDVAELEHIQKEKDNYLILALKYYLITLQHSENYNLLIFRIIALWLDNIHQKEVNDLLQENLNRLPSFKFIPLVPQLAAHMNDEFNEFSEKIYNIMQRCALEHPHHTLPVLLALKNLYGDYDYNTARKSRTLEPRVLGTQKLLQEIKESDINLIIQEMEKLSHALVMLANLSTTSNKSGYEIKIPRNQKILRIKNFENIFVLTLTIDVRPSRNYNNVIGIARYTESYETVGGINTPKKLTCIGTDGIYRHELIKGRDDLRQDAVMQQVFNVMNILLKSHKDTKRRKLTIRTYKVVPLTQRSGILEWCDKTIPIVTILVGSGTIQGLHEKYYPKDYKANYCRDKLATVGKSSTNVKLKVFMDCCAHMHPVMHYFFIERYPSPETWFERRLAYTRSIATTSMAGYILGLGDRHLSNILIDQITAEVIHIDFGFLNYNTFATIVESEPMLETLFQYHS
- the tefu gene encoding serine/threonine-protein kinase tefu isoform X5 produces the protein MSFLWFAIEVFKQVMENPDLITEKTSFNNYDYIQPAKRRRIAVKINGPVDMIIDNNPEEAWPMIQVLTTLFKQYPECLKSGDFPTFLKVLVDLFTLSLKKEKIINNLFELAAVLLMNEKLCSIMDIENSNIYWDQIWDILLRSLNINQNEISTHKLTQLFIIHNKITNPNALLKLYLTNVIKWSIMSLRTLIVICEHLPLPTNMKVFNINVYSPAMNTNSVRSCLIKWILNIPWHEMATQIRIDELCLLLIGITLKSKHQKQIKFNEYDINDICDCSKIEQNTKLFYEDIEHYYLLLKYKKNVFTEEKVENAEQKPEVNRYVLFMEDIVTYLINSLHVIIEDGNNALHIIIIKIAVVAKVLSMMRELNMVSKNIEDLSLIQALKNYIDIAYSSLEKITNPSRSKYNYLFNVTKALNTLYGTSYDTDIAKIIVTSATLNMLKNIFSLMNIEDNEISDYKTNRDYYDGYESRLNSHKYFGREVIQTKPCNFCDKGTIRIQTTKALALFCCMNLKQKKCEIQIKLMDNLLKIDMYDLSHTVDFMMAITVLKSLSKYDKEELWKNHNELPLKNLLQLYHECYKDETITRYILNVLPYFFNYALVYNYKLDNLMNIIVRFNKLRSEKRYGVLAHKEFIKCLSEIIYISPSHFCYTTCHTLNQMPIFEGILSSLISNSFLAQVQIIKCIQKIYSLKNINFEWKETLFTKIEKSINELAINNKTDDEIKTDEKEITTASISLMLAAIISTNGTFQCRALLTMLRFSIDKRVETQIISKSISIMANQINYSNIVEENLSYLMTYWFNSKYSSQLFPWNLTQCKSEEQFYKIYSNTIAFIKFQNLELSSVISFCNYINLSFKQLIENIFPQILSWLLYCINENNGNRSKTLVGKIFYKLKSNQDEFAEMRKFSNLFKEKFEEILIFLIERLHDEDYLEEILGERISFAISDPPHFKNKTMLICLKYIEENFIIPKMSVQYYLVYNCPRVLQKILSHLINNIYKKKFEEHKIKAFHQYIFFCSLIIKELKEEYFNTLSMYIIKDIGYSLLHIIKLFDNTLCKLGCKYFYKFIKHVLCVRVEEIKEILNFTVITLIPIAQAGKIPIALKILQFLIIDQKEILSDAIEKLNSFPNVPIFLEIRKIHNDLKYKAKEIYSLEQEVKHFLRTVTDKNIHYSIEDIVHLRIQLSTRKEELRELYDKLETFHGFFEDCTSSILHQLIYKLIKLTASSDINVSIEAVKCLGELGPTDLTSMIYFEKSHVKESSDLIEILSYKIIITMVQFLFQSDIEFRKISANILDVVLSSSWGQKLLDAEYMNNLKTVLDESQAVLPLNYIQPFIKNKNSKMSNIAINYTKTNDIIKSDNTFWTTQSDGSYANWIIVLTCNVLECFTGFYSENLIPICMLSTDFCEIILPRIIFLIIHIDKRFMSTISLCINTFFEYHFDFTIKTSIPSHKFTNCDHCIVRCMLNIVNYIRMQVPNNDLEFNYICIAKAAKYCSAFFTAILYAEMSCETILNDYNNFTNISKIDYVYEKSAEQGKVIQNILRDSYAKIGDFDAINGTGSSHLHDHSTRIQHYIHTNKWDKVMPAQDVELSSGNMSVIKEMANGLYQSGLHYLLSNFISTMSNNGVKIDKDIQYECAWRLSNWDICETNQALYPQNSCNLKLEITEHDYHFYHYEALKYFHEGNETAIQNAIQNARINIIKALKNINLESSKTIYEKLMQLQLINEIEELSFAKQGEYEKILHKWQQQDIANFYEFQYIEPILTQRTVMFQINDTLINNVNIKSALFNTYLQISKIAADKDNLHIATRSLDILIKQKGIPSKIQDQLLYQESLLALVRKDLDVGRFLLRNLMQKETLDAKLRAQILRVYGDWMAETKSENPQTVIEKYYLKSIDINTSISTQNTDTIKDLHDTQVALARFADNQYQQISSYMKSPQFENLKECITYSYKGINKHSISEDKDIRSVMILNQRQNTNDVAELEHIQKEKDNYLILALKYYLITLQHSENYNLLIFRIIALWLDNIHQKEVNDLLQENLNRLPSFKFIPLVPQLAAHMNDEFNEFSEKIYNIMQRCALEHPHHTLPVLLALKNLYGDYDYNTARKSRTLEPRVLGTQKLLQEIKESDINLIIQEMEKLSHALVMLANLSTTSNKSGYEIKIPRNQKILRIKNFENIFVLTLTIDVRPSRNYNNVIGIARYTESYETVGGINTPKKLTCIGTDGIYRHELIKGRDDLRQDAVMQQVFNVMNILLKSHKDTKRRKLTIRTYKVVPLTQRSGILEWCDKTIPIVTILVGSGTIQGLHEKYYPKDYKANYCRDKLATVGKSSTNVKLKVFMDCCAHMHPVMHYFFIERYPSPETWFERRLAYTRSIATTSMAGYILGLGDRHLSNILIDQITAEVIHIDFGIAFEQGKVLPVPETIPFRLTQNIEDGMGVSGVEGTMRHCCEKTLTVLRDQRQIIITLLQVLLYDPLFKWTITPAEARNIQSGGTSSKLVENNQCSRATNKTAERALLRIEQKLQGTEEGLASSVSGQVERLIQEAHDPMNLCRLYCGWQPYL
- the tefu gene encoding serine/threonine-protein kinase tefu isoform X4, producing MSRYLERVQEILRNADSKKVASKKMCVQELLELYENEDAILEICKNTKERTQSIVDWSYIIHSVHRIVLNEADRLANKDSSNKAAITERNYTCTLVKNTFRHANCHKVPLLKCEDIMPLILQILGTHIYEYYHDTYINVLNSYILPFRIYQVNMTHEQWKELLKMCLNLYKYMSSPTSKRIVLDTLQMIIEYGCLHTNLFLNVKEILLFLESIFLDVEKNGEILAESSYKVTYTICQQIAVEYRITLCHFSENILPNIIRLDSCIEKYKLLLFFVKIHHPKGVCKTCDGAYAYDWGKWYNSLKSMYLMILKDFKADILSQSFLWFAIEVFKQVMENPDLITEKTSFNNYDYIQPAKRRRIAVKINGPVDMIIDNNPEEAWPMIQVLTTLFKQYPECLKSGDFPTFLKVLVDLFTLSLKKEKIINNLFELAAVLLMNEKLCSIMDIENSNIYWDQIWDILLRSLNINQNEISTHKLTQLFIIHNKITNPNALLKLYLTNVIKWSIMSLRTLIVICEHLPLPTNMKVFNINVYSPAMNTNSVRSCLIKWILNIPWHEMATQIRIDELCLLLIGITLKSKHQKQIKFNEYDINDICDCSKIEQNTKLFYEDIEHYYLLLKYKKNVFTEEKVENAEQKPEVNRYVLFMEDIVTYLINSLHVIIEDGNNALHIIIIKIAVVAKVLSMMRELNMVSKNIEDLSLIQALKNYIDIAYSSLEKITNPSRSKYNYLFNVTKALNTLYGTSYDTDIAKIIVTSATLNMLKNIFSLMNIEDNEISDYKTNRDYYDGYESRLNSHKYFGREVIQTKPCNFCDKGTIRIQTTKALALFCCMNLKQKKCEIQIKLMDNLLKIDMYDLSHTVDFMMAITVLKSLSKYDKEELWKNHNELPLKNLLQLYHECYKDETITRYILNVLPYFFNYALVYNYKLDNLMNIIVRFNKLRSEKRYGVLAHKEFIKCLSEIIYISPSHFCYTTCHTLNQMPIFEGILSSLISNSFLAQVQIIKCIQKIYSLKNINFEWKETLFTKIEKSINELAINNKTDDEIKTDEKEITTASISLMLAAIISTNGTFQCRALLTMLRFSIDKRVETQIISKSISIMANQINYSNIVEENLSYLMTYWFNSKYSSQLFPWNLTQCKSEEQFYKIYSNTIAFIKFQNLELSSVISFCNYINLSFKQLIENIFPQILSWLLYCINENNGNRSKTLVGKIFYKLKSNQDEFAEMRKFSNLFKEKFEEILIFLIERLHDEDYLEEILGERISFAISDPPHFKNKTMLICLKYIEENFIIPKMSVQYYLVYNCPRVLQKILSHLINNIYKKKFEEHKIKAFHQYIFFCSLIIKELKEEYFNTLSMYIIKDIGYSLLHIIKLFDNTLCKLGCKYFYKFIKHVLCVRVEEIKEILNFTVITLIPIAQAGKIPIALKILQFLIIDQKEILSDAIEKLNSFPNVPIFLEIRKIHNDLKYKAKEIYSLEQEVKHFLRTVTDKNIHYSIEDIVHLRIQLSTRKEELRELYDKLETFHGFFEDCTSSILHQLIYKLIKLTASSDINVSIEAVKCLGELGPTDLTSMIYFEKSHVKESSDLIEILSYKIIITMVQFLFQSDIEFRKISANILDVVLSSSWGQKLLDAEYMNNLKTVLDESQAVLPLNYIQPFIKNKNSKMSNIAINYTKTNDIIKSDNTFWTTQSDGSYANWIIVLTCNVLECFTGFYSENLIPICMLSTDFCEIILPRIIFLIIHIDKRFMSTISLCINTFFEYHFDFTIKTSIPSHKFTNCDHCIVRCMLNIVNYIRMQVPNNDLEFNYICIAKAAKYCSAFFTAILYAEMSCETILNDYNNFTNISKIDYVYEKSAEQGKVIQNILRDSYAKIGDFDAINGTGSSHLHDHSTRIQHYIHTNKWDKVMPAQDVELSSGNMSVIKEMANGLYQSGLHYLLSNFISTMSNNGVKIDKDIQYECAWRLSNWDICETNQALYPQNSCNLKLEITEHDYHFYHYEALKYFHEGNETAIQNAIQNARINIIKALKNINLESSKTIYEKLMQLQLINEIEELSFAKQGEYEKILHKWQQQDIANFYEFQYIEPILTQRTVMFQINDTLINNVNIKSALFNTYLQISKIAADKDNLHIATRSLDILIKQKGIPSKIQDQLLYQESLLALVRKDLDVGRFLLRNLMQKETLDAKLRAQILRVYGDWMAETKSENPQTVIEKYYLKSIDINTSISTQNTDTIKDLHDTQVALARFADNQYQQISSYMKSPQFENLKECITYSYKGINKHSISEDKDIRSVMILNQRQNTNDVAELEHIQKEKDNYLILALKYYLITLQHSENYNLLIFRIIALWLDNIHQKEVNDLLQENLNRLPSFKFIPLVPQLAAHMNDEFNEFSEKIYNIMQRCALEHPHHTLPVLLALKNLYGDYDYNTARKSRTLEPRVLGTQKLLQEIKESDINLIIQEMEKLSHALVMLANLSTTSNKSGYEIKIPRNQKILRIKNFENIFVLTLTIDVRPSRNYNNVIGIARYTESYETVGGINTPKKLTCIGTDGIYRHELIKGRDDLRQDAVMQQVFNVMNILLKSHKDTKRRKLTIRTYKVVPLTQRSGILEWCDKTIPIVTILVGSGTIQGLHEKYYPKDYKANYCRDKLAYEFYNGYAIPYSI